The genomic region GGCGGCATGGATGTGACCAAGGAAGACCTGCTGACCTATCTCAAGAAAGATGAAGAAGAAGGCTTTGTGTTCTGTCCGGATGAGGTCATGGCCCACTTCCTCGATGGCTTGGTGATCTTCAAGCGCGGCAAGGACGAAAGCCGTCCGCCGCAGCCGATTGAAACCCCGGTGACCAACAACATTATCCTTAAAAAACTTCGCGTGGCCTTCGAGCTGAAAGAAGACGACATGCATGCGATCCTTAAGGCAGCTGAATTCCCGGTGTCCAAGCCTGAACTGAGCGCGCTGTTTCGCAAGTTCGGTCACACCAACTACCGCCCGTGCGGCGACCAGTTGCTGCGTAATTTCCTCAAGGGCCTGACCCTGCGGGTCCGCGCTTAAGCCATGAGTTACCAGGTCTCGCCCGTCGGCTTCGTACGCTCCTGCTTTAAGGAGAAGTTCGCTATCCCGCGCCAACCGCAACTGGCGCCGGCCGCCCGCGGCGTGCTGGAGCTGGTGGCGCCGTTCGACCAGGGTGAGGCGGTGCAGGGGTTGGAGCAGGTCAGCCATGTGTGGCTGCTGTTTCTGTTTCACCAGGCCCTGGAAGACAAGCCGCGCCTGAAAGTGCGCCCGCCACGTTTGGGTGGCAATACGTCCATGGGCGTTTTTGCCACTCGCGCCACTCACCGGCCTAATGGCATTGGCCAGTCAGTGGTGAAGCTGGACAAGGTGGAGCCGGGGCGGCTGTGGATATCCGGGATTGATCTGCTCGATGGTACTCCGGTGCTGGATATCAAGCCGTATGTGCCGTATGCCGACGTTATCGACGGCGCCACCAACGGCATCGCCAGCAGTGCGCCGCAGCTGATTGCTGTGCAGTGGCTCAAGACTGCGCTGCAACAGGCACAAGGCCACGCTCAGCGCCTCGGCGAGCCGTTGGTGGAACTGATTGAGCAGTGCTTGGCGCAAGATCCGCGGCCGGCGTACCAGATGCCTACGTCCGAACGGGAGTACGGGGCGCAATTCTGGGATGTAGATGTGCGCTGGCACTATCCGGAACCGGGGATGATTTGTGTGCTGGAAGTGGTTCCCGCCGGATAAACCGGACACCCAATGTGGGAGGGGGCTTGCCCCCGATGGCAGTGTGTCAGTCAGTTATTTGTTAACTGGTACACCGCTATCGGGGGCAAGCCCCCTCCCACATTGGGTCTTGCTGACTTTGTATTATTTCTCGACGAACGCACGCTCAATCAAGTAATCACCCGGCTCACGCATCCGGGGCGAAACCTTCAGACCGAAGCTGTTCAACACTTCGCTGGTCTCGTCCAACATGCTTGGGCTGCCGCACAGCATGGCGCGGTCATCCTCGGGGTTGATCGGCGGCAGGCCGATGTCGCTGAACAGCTTGCCGCTGCGCATCAGGTCGGTCAGGCGGCCTTCGTTTTCGAACGGCTCGCGGGTCACAGTCGGGTAGTAGATCAACTTTTCACGCAGGGCCTCGCCGAAGAATTCGTTCTGCGGCAGATGCTCGGTGATGAATTCGCGGTAGGCGACTTCGTTGACGTAACGCACGCCGTGGCACAGGATCACTTTTTCGAAACGCTCGTAGGTTTCCGGGTCCTGGATCACGCTCATGAAGGGCGCGAGGCCAGTACCGGTGCTGAGCAGGTACAGGTGCTTGCCCGGCTTTAAATCGTCAAGCACCAGGGTGCCTGTCGGTTTTTTGCTGATAATGATCTCGTCGCCTTCCTTCAAGTGCTGCAATTGGGAAGTCAGCGGGCCATCGGGCACCTTAATGCTGAAAAACTCCAGATGCTCTTCCCAGTTCGGGCTGGCAATCGAGTAAGCGCGCATGAGCGGGCGGCCGTTGGGCTGTTGCAGGCCGATCATCACGAACTGACCGTTCTCGAAGCGCAGGCCCGGATCGCGGGTGCACTTGAAGCTGAACAGAGTGTCGTTCCAGTGATGAACACTGAGGACACGCTCGTGGTTCATGTTGCTCATGTACGGGGGACTCCTGGAAATGGGTCTGCGCCAAAGATACAGATGCGCAATTGCACAGCATTCTAATGGCGGCGACAATATCTGTTAACTGGATTATTAAGATAAGGGTTATCGGTTATATCGATATGCGATTTACTCTCCGTCAACTGCAAGTCTTCGTCGCCGTCGCCCAGCAGGAAAGCGTCTCCCGCGCTGCTGGCCTTCTGGCCTTATCTCAATCTGCCGCCAGCACATCGATCACCGAGCTGGAGCGTCAATCCAGCTGTCAATTATTCGACCGCGCCGGTAAACGCCTGAGCCTCAACGCCCTCGGCCACCAGCTGCTGCCCCAGGCCGTGGCGTTGCTGGACCAGGCCAAGGAGATCGAGGACCTGCTCAACGGCAAGTCCGGCTTCGGTTCCCTGGCGGTCGGTGCCACCCTGACCATCGGCAATTACCTGGCGACGCTGTTGATCGGCAGCTTTATGCAGCAACACCCCGAGAGCCAAGTGAAGCTGCACGTGCAGAACACTGCGCATATCGTGCATCAGGTGGCGCACTATGAAATTGACCTGGGTCTAATCGAAGGCGACTGCAGCCACCCGGATATCGAGGTGCAAACCTGGGTGGAGGACGAACTGGTGGTGTTTTGTGCGCCGCAGCATCACCTGGCCAAGGGTGGCGTGGCAAGCATGGAGGAGTTGACCCATGAAGCCTGGATCCTGCGGGAACAAGGCTCGGGCACGCGCCTGACCTTCGACCAGGCCATGCGTCATCACCGCAGCGCGCTGAATATCCGCCTGGAGCTGGAACACACAGAGGCGATCAAACGGGCGGTGGAATCTGGTTTGGGGATTGGTTGCATTTCGCGGCTGGCGCTACGCGATGCGTTCCGCCGTGGCAGCCTGGTGCCGGTGGAAACCCCAGATCTGGACCTGGCCCGGCAGTTCTACTTCATCTGGCATAAGCAGAAGTACCAGACCTCGGCCATGCGCGAGTTCCTGGAGCTGTGCCGCGCCTTCACTGCGGGGGTGCAGCGCAGCGACGAGATCGTACTGCCGAGTATCGCTTGATGCTCAGACGAGGATCACCGCCCACACCAGGGTGATCATGGTCAGCGCCACGAATTGCGCGGCGCTGCCCATGTCCTTGGCATTTTTCGACAAGGGGTGGCGGTCCAGGGAAATGCGGTCGATAGCCGCTTCCACCGCGGAGTTGAGCAGCTCGACGATCAGGGCCAACAGGCACACCGCAATCAGCAGTGCCCGCTCAACCCGGCTGACCTGCAGGAAAAAGCTCACTGGGATCAGGATAACGTTCAGCAACACCAACTGACGGAATGCCGCCTCGCCAGTGAAAGCCGCGCGCAGGCCATCCAGGGAATAGCCCCCTGCATTGAAGATACGTTTGATACCGGTTTGACCCTTGAAAGGCGACATAGATGTAGGCAACTGAACCAAAGAAGTGGGGAAGCTAGATCACGCAAAGTCAAAAAAGCGTGAAGCGGTTGTAACTTAATGCTGCGAAATTGACTCAAGTTGTTGCAACAGCAGTGCCGCCTGGGTTCGCGTACGCACCCCCAGCTTGCGGAAAATCGCTGTCACGTGTGCCTTGATGGTCGCCTCGGACACGCTCAGCTCGTAGGCAATCTGCTTGTTCAGCAGCCCCTCACAGACCATGGTCAACACGCGAAACTGCTGGGGAGTCAAGCTGGCCAGGCCATCACGGGCAGCCTTGGCTTCCTCGGACACATTGATTTCTTCAAACGCCTGGGGTGGCCACGAAACATCGCCATCCAACACCGCGCGCACGGCTTTCTGGATATCTTCCATCGCGCTGGACTTGGGAATGAAACCGCTGGCACCAAACTCCTTGGAGCGCACTACCACGTCGGCTTCTTCCTGGGCCGAAACCATCACCACAGGAATTTGTGGGTATTGCCCGCGCAGCAGCACCAGGCCCGAGAAACCGTAGGCGCCCGGCATATTCAGGTCGAGCAATACCAGGTCCCAGTCGGATTTTTCGGTGAGGCGGGCTTCGAGTTCGGCGATGCTGGCCACTTCGACCAGGCGTACATCAGGACCAAGGCCCAGGGTTACCGCCTGATGCAGTGCGCTGCGAAACAGCGGGTGGTCATCGGCTATCAGGATTTCGTATGTGGCCATTGGTTAAATGATCCTGTTTTTTATGGGAGCCCTGATGGGTTCAGGGTTCACCAATACACAAGGCGACGGCCAGGCAGCTATCGCCACAGGGCTCGCCCAACGCCAAAAGCACATGAAATGACGTCGAGCATTCACGGTTGCGCCCCAATCGGCGCCCAGCATGCCCAGCGCAGCCTGGAGGGTCAAGCGCTACGCCCGTGGGCATTCTAGCGGGTGGCGGGTTCAGGGTGCCATCATGCAAACGTCGTCTGGCTAGACTGCCGGTATATAGGGTGCAAGGCGCGTATGGACAGCGTCCATCGGGTCCAAGGGCATTTGGAACTTGGCTGCCAGGTAATGGGCGCTGAATACATCGAGGTAGGCGTCCAGCACTTCGCTTGCAGTCAAGTCTTCGGCCAGCTCCAGACACAGCGCCGCCACCTCGGCAGTACAGAAATGGTCATCACGCTTGGAACGCCGCAGCTTGTAGCGCGATAACTGCTCAGGGGCCAGGCTTAGGACTGGCAAATGCTCCAGGTAGGGGCTTTTGCGAAACATCTTGCGCGCTTCGCTCCAAGTGCCATCCAGCAGGATAAACAGCGGACGCTTGCCCTCCTCCACGCGAACTTGACTGACCACCCGTTGCGGCGCCACAAACTCGCCGGGAAATACGATGTATGGCTGCCACTGCGGGTCAGCCAACAACGTCAGCAAATCAGGATCCACCTCGGTACGTGACCAGGCATATGCCGTGGTGTCGCCGATTACATCGGCAATCAGCCAGCCCGTGTTGCTCGGCTTCATCGGTTCAACGTCGTGCATCAGCAGGCACATGGCTGACCTGGCCGCGACTTTGGGCCGCCAGGCGCACAAGCAATATTCGGGAATCACCCGACAGCCGGGGCAGCGCTCAGCCCGGGAACCACGATTGAGAAACGGCCTGATGGCACGCGCCAGGCGTTGGGTGCGCAAGCGGGAAACGGCGTGGCTCATCGGGCACGCGGCGAAGAAAAGGAAATCGACACGGAACAAACTCGTGAAAAACAGAAGTGCCCGCAGTTTACCAGCGATACGCCTGGCTGTAGTGGCAAGGGCTCACCTATAATTGCGCGCCACTGAACGCACAGCGCAGTGGCTGGTCTATGCACCAGTAACCGAATCAGGAGAGTTTAATGCTGCGTTCCATGCTGCGCCTTGTTGCCCCATCCGTCGCCCTTGCGTTGGCCTTGCCTATGGGCGCCCATGCGGCCTCGCTGCTGGAGGCTCAAATGAACAGGAAGCTGCAAAGCGTCGCGGCTGAAAGCAATAAGGACCTGCCCCGGGAAATCGATGAAAAGACCCTGGAAGTGGCCTACACCGTCGAAGGCATGCAGCTGATTGATCACCTCAGCGTGCTACCTGATCGCGCCGAACAGATGCGCGCCAACCCCAAGGCTGTGTACTTCCAGCTGGGCCGCAGTGTGTGCACCAACCCGGGCTATCGCGAGCTGATGGCCAAGGGCGCGGTGATGCGCTACGAAATCACCGAAAACAAGACCAACCGTCCTGTAGCGTCGGTCAAGTTTGTTGAGGCCGATTGCCCGGCGCCGGCAAAGAAGAAAAAGTAACCATTGCTGACTCCTCACGCGCTGCTGTCCAGTAGCGCGTATGCCCCCGCTGCGTTTCCTGCCAACAACCGAACTTCGTGATGGGTGACCAATAAGCGGTTGCCAGCCAAGGGTTTTTCAGCCCATGATCAGCCATCCCATACGCCCATCCACAGCAGTTTCAATGCTGTTCTGTAGTACTTTCAGGGCAAGAAAGGCCTGCCCTCCTGCGGCATGTCGCGACACATGCAGTGTCGTGGCCCCGACGACGCTCTCGTCGACTACCCAGGCCCTGCAAAGAAGGAGAAGTTGAATGCCTTATGAATCGAATGAGCAATTGCTTCGTCATTTTGAAGAAAACGGGACCGACCTCACGCAGCAGGTCGACGCGCAAATCCAGCTGATCGCCCCTAATAGCCCAAATATCCCCCTTTATCGCGACATGATCCTCACCGTCCTGCGCATGGCCCAGGACGACCGCGACCGCTGGAACGCCAAGATCACCCTGCGCGCCATCCGCGAACTGGACCACGCCTTTCGTGTACTCGAACAGTTCAAGGGGCGGCGCAAGGTGACAGTATTCGGCTCGGCACGCACACCTGTGGAAAGCCCATTGTATGCGTTAGCCCGAGAAGTGGGCGCTGCGTTGGCGCGTTCCGACCTGATGGTCATCACCGGCGGCGGCGGCGGTATCATGGCCGCAGCCCACGAGGGCGCGGGCCTGGAGCACAGCCTGGGGTTCAACATCACCCTGCCGTTTGAACAGCACGCCAATCCGACCATCGATGGCACCGAAAACCTGCTGTCCTTCCACTTCTTCTTTACCCGCAAGCTGTTCTTCGTCAAGGAAGCCGATGCGCTGGTGCTATGCCCGGGTGGTTTCGGCACCCTGGATGAGGCACTTGAAGTGTTGACCCTGATTCAGACCGGTAAGAGCCCACTGGTGCCGGTGGTATTGCTGGATGCACCGGGTGGTGGGTTCTGGCAAGGCGCCCTGGACTTTATCCGCAGCCAGTTGGAAGCCAATCGCTATATCCTGCCCACCGACCTCAAGCTGATCCGCCTGGTCTACAGCGCCGAGGAAGCGGTGGACGAAATCAACCAGTTTTACGCCAACTTCCACTCTACCCGTTGGTTGAAGCGTGAGTTTGTGGTGCGCATGCACCATCCCCTCAGCGACCATGCCTTGGCCCATTTGCAGGAAGAATTTGCCAGCCTGCGGCTCAGTGGTGAGTTCCAGCAACTCGCCTATACAGGTGAAGACCACGACGAACCGCGATTCAGTCATTTGACCCGCTTGGTGTTCAACTTCAATGGCCGCGATCAGGGGCGGCTACGAGAGTTGGTGGATTACATCAACCTCCCGGAAAACTGGGCGCAGGCTCAGGGCAAGACGCAGCAACGGGTGACGCCAGAACCCGCGTGACTTTATTGCAGGCGAAAAAAAAGGCCCACTATTTTCATAGTGGGCCTTTTGTTTTGTAGCGTTCAATCGTCCATATCTCGACCGCTTAACAAGCGACTGATCATGTCCATGGAAAACCCACGATAACTCAGAAAACGACCTTGCTTCGCACGCTCCCTGGCATCTATCGGAAGGTGACCGGCAAACTTGCGACGCCAGGTGTCTTCCAACTGCGACTGCCAACTGATACCGCATTCACGTAGCGCGAGGTCGATATCGGCACGTTGCAGGCCACGCTGGCTCAGCTCTTCGCGAATTCGCACTGGGCCATAGCCAGATCGCGCGCGGTAAGACACAAAGCTTTCAAGGTAACGGGCTTCCGACAACAGCCCCTCTTCCGTCAACCGGTCAAGGGCTGTTTCGATCATCTCAGGCTCTGCGCCGCGCTGACGCAATTTACGCGTCAGCTCGACTCGACCATGCTCGCGGCGAGCGAGCAGGTCCATCGCAGTGCGCCGAACGGCGACGAGTGTATCCAGTACCACAGTCATCGTTTGCTTCAGATGTCAGTGTCTGCTTCTTCCATTTCGTCAACCGGCTCGCGGTTGGCGGCAGCTTTCACGTCCGGCGCTGGGGTCAGCAGCTTATCGCGAATCTGCTTCTCAAGCGTGGCGGCGATATCCGGGTTGTCTGCCAGGAACTTGGCGGAGTTGGCCTTGCCCTGACCGATCTTGCTGCCGTTGTAGGCATACCAGGCACCGGATTTCTCGACGAAACCGTGCAGCACGCCCAGGTCGATCATCTCGCCGTTCAGGTAGATACCCTTGCCGTAGAGGATCTGGAACTCGGCCTGACGGAACGGAGGAGCCACCTTGTTCTTCACAACCTTGACGCGGGTTTCGCTACCGACAACCTCATCACCTTCCTTCACCGCGCCAGTACGTCGGATATCCAGACGGACCGAAGCGTAGAACTTCAGCGCGTTACCACCCGTGGTGGTTTCCGGGCTGCCGAACATCACGCCGATCTTCATACGGATCTGGTTGATGAAGATCACCAGGCAGTTGGCGTTCTTGATGTTACCGGTGATTTTACGCAGCGCCTGGGACATCAGGCGGGCTTGCAGGCCCACGTGCATGTCACCCATTTCGCCTTCGATTTCAGCCTTGGGTACCAATGCGGCCACGGAGTCGACCACGATCACGTCGATGGCGTTGGAGCGCACCAGCATGTCGGTGATTTCCAGGGCCTGTTCGCCGGTGTCCGGCTGGGAAACCAGCAGGTCGTCGACGTTGACGCCCAGCTTGCCGGCGTACTCAGGGTCCAGGGCGTGCTCGGCGTCGACGAATGCGCAGGTCGCTCCCATCTTTTGCGCCTGGGCGATCACCGACAGAGTCAGGGTGGTTTTACCGGAAGATTCAGGACCGTAGATCTCAACGATACGGCCTTTTGGCAGGCCGCCAATGCCGAGCGCGATATCCAGACCCAGAGAGCCAGTGGAAATAGCCGGGATCGCCTGACGGTCGTGATCGCCCATACGCATTACGGCACCCTTGCCGAATTGACGTTCGATCTGACCCAGGGCCGCAGCCAAGGCTTTCTTCTTGTTGTCGTCCATTAAAGTCCTCACGTAATCAATAAGGCCTGACGGCCAACACCTGTATAAGTAGACAGTATTGTTCCACAAAGATACGGGATCGCCTACCCCTGTTTTTCTATTTCTGCTGCAGCTCGTCGCAACAAGCCCTCCAGCGCGGCCTTTACCGTTTGTCGGCGGACGTCATCGCGGTTGCCGGGAAAGTGCGCAAGCTCGGCCGTGACCTCGTCACCTACTGCAAAGGCCAGCCAGACAGTACCGACCGGCTTGTCCGGCGAACCGCCATCCGGGCCGGCAATACCGCTGACCGCGACGGCAAAGCGCGCCAGGCTTTTTTCCTGCGCGCCACGGGCCATGGCCTCCACCACTTCCTGGCTGACGGCGCCTACTTTGGAGAAAAGTTTTTCCGGCACGTTCAACTGCCGCGTCTTCTGCCGGTTGGAATAGGTGACATAGCCCGCCTCGAACCAGGCCGAACTGCCCGGTATCCGCGTAATGGCCTCGGCAATCCCGCCGCCGGTGCAGGACTCGGCAGTGGTGACGTGAGCATTGAGCACCTGCAAACGACGACCAAGGTCGGCAGCCAGTTGAGTGATTTCCTTCACGGTCTTCTCCAGGAATGAGCGAGGGGTTCGCCTACCCTACAGGAGCTTATCGACCATGCAAGATAGAGAGTGCATCAAGAGGCTAACGTGCGACGGCCTGCACATACACCTGGCAGGCACGCAGGGCGATCAGGGCGCTGTCGCCGTCGTCGGTGATGCGGATAATTCGCTGAGCATGCGCCGGGTCAAGTCGGGCTCGCGGGGCTGCATGAACCAGGCTGCCGGCGGTGGTGGTGGCTGGCACTGTACAGCCACTGGCGGAATCGGCGGCGTCGAAAAGGACTGACAACCGCACATCAGCAGTGGCCAGGCGATCACGCAGAGCAGCTTGGTTGCGTTGGGCATCGTTCATCTCCTGGGTGTGTTGGTGGTCGTTGGCGTTGAGTTGTTGCTCAAGGGCCAGGCGCTTTTCCTGTTCCGCCCTCTGCTGGCTCAGCGCCGCCTGGTTTTGCTGGTTCAACGTTTGCAAATGGGAAGCGGCCTGATGCTCCAGCTGCGCACCATATCGCCAGGCCTGCAACTGCCACACCAGCGCCATGAGCAGGCCTATGCCGATCCACCGCAACACACTTAGGAAACGCATAGCACCGCCTTCGCCCGCGCCCACAACTGCAAGCGGTCCTCCAGGCCGTTGAGTCCGCCGTTGATACGCCGGGTAATGGTGGTGAACTGGTTTTTGTCAGCCAGTTCGTTGAGCCCGTTGCTTTGCCAGAACCAGGCGGCGGATTCACAGGCCCATTGCGGTTGTTCCAATAAATGGGGTTGCCTCAACAAGCGATCATCACCAAACAGTGCCTGACTGCAAGCGAGGTAATTGCGACGCCCCGTGATCTGGATCAGCCCCCTGCCCCGGTACCTTTGACCGTCACCATCTGCTTCGGGGGTATTACCCAAGCGTGCGGCCAAGTTACCGGTGTCGTACTTGCTGAGGTATTGATCGCTGCCTAGTTCTCGGACGTAGCGCAGCTCGGCGGACTCATGGCCGATCTGGGCGAGAAACGCGGCGATGCGCTTGGGCGTGTTGATGTCCCAATTCAGCATGGCCGAATTGATAGCAGATATGAAAATGCCCGCTTGAGAGCGGGCATTCGGGAACATTTGCTGGAACTGATCGAGCGTCATGTGAGGACCTTGCCACGCGCCTCCGCCCGGGCCGCCAGAACATTTTCGGGTATGGGTGTGTTTTCCTCAAGGAACCTCAAGCTGTACCAGTCGGTAGAGGCAAGATAAGCGCGGGCCTCACGGGAGTCCGCCTGCGCCTGGAGGTCTTGCAGTGTCTGGTTTTTTTCCAACTTCGACAGATCAAACATCGTTCAGACCCTCAACAGGTTTGGCCAGGTGGGTGGGCGGATCAATTGGCTCAACCGGGAAAGGAACGGGCCCGGCCGATACCTGGAGTCTGCCGTTCTGCCACATATAAGCTGGTGCACCTGCGTTAACGGCCAATTTCAAGGTCAACTCGATCTCACCGTTGCGACGACTGACGGGCCCTGCGAACAACTCATGTCCGATGGCGGACATGGGCAGGGTCATCCCGTCAGGGATCAGTGAAAGATCAATCCTTTCGCCGTTCAGGATCAGTGTTTCGCCCTCGACGATGGCCGTCGTGGGAATAGCGGTGCCAAGAGGCCGAAAAGGAACGTGGTGAATAATCATGCGTGCCATCTCCCGATTGCCGTCACTGTCACGATATTGTTCAGCGTCCGGTCGGACATAAAAAAGTAGGAACCACTATTGCCGTAGCACCTGGCCGACATGTCCCAGTCAACCGACGGGTAAATGTTGGGGAACACCGCCACAGGCGTGTCCGCGAAAGCCGCCAGCCATGCAACGTTGCGCGTGACACCAGCGGTATAGCCGGTAAACCGCTGCTGACAGATTTGCAGGCCGCCGGCAAAGCGGAAGTACCAGTTATCGAGCGCACCACCACGCTCGATCAGCCCGGAGTTAATTGGCAAAGCACCCGAAGGGCCAGCATTGAGCACCCCGGAAATCGCGTTGCCGTTATGAAGAATGCTGCGCCAGTTGGGCGCAGCCGCGCCTGGGTTGACACTGAACTGGCGAAAGTGAATACCATCCCCCGATACCGCCATGGACAATTGCGCACGCCACTGCGGATCATGGCCCCAGGCCTGGGACAGCACACTGACTGCAGTAAACCCCGGCACTCCGTCCGGGTGACCGTAATAACTGTACAGACCCGTATTGGCTTTATTCGGCGAGGCTGTTTGCGCCGCCGACAACCCAATCAACTCCCCCGGTGTTGCACCTGGCCCGGTCCCCAGGGCGAAGACCGACGTGTTGATTTCGGCACGCCACGGAGACCACAGACCGTCGCCACGTCGACCCCGAGTAAAAACCGATTCATCGAGCATGGCCTTCGCGGTTTGCCACACATAACCGCCGGAGTTAGCAACCTGCAGAATCTGTACAAACGGGTTAGGCAGGTTGATGCCGCCATTGCCGAATTGAAACAGACCACTGACTCGAGGCAACTCATTGGCATCATCCGTGGGCTGTTTTGAAATCGGTGTGCTGCCCCAACCTGCATGCCCCATCATTGACACCCGCCCTGGGGTGAAGTCGTCGCTGCCGGTCACCACGTTTTGAGTGGCTGCCGTACCCAACTGAGCCTGGCGGGCAAACAACTCCTGGGTCATTGCGTTGATCTTGATACTGGCGCTGCGCGGTGTGTCACCACCGACGCCAGTGGGTGCCGCACCAATATTGATTTCCTGTCGTGCCATGTGGACTCTCCATAGTCAGTGCAATAAAAAACCCGCTAAAAAGCGGGTACGGGGTATCTGCGTCATTCTCAGGGCAGATGTTTTTCACCAAGCCGGTAGATCGTGGCGCGTGCCGCATTGCGAGCAGCCTGGATGTCGGCAGGCATGAGAATGCCCTCCTCCATCTGCGCCAACGCATACCAGTCACTGTCCCTGAGGTAGCCATGGGCCTGATCCAGGGCGAGATCATCTTCCAGCTCCTGGGCGCTCTTTATTTTTTGCAACTGGCTGACATCAATCATGGATCACCTCTTCCAGGGAGGGTGCTGACCACTCTTCAGTTATTGCCGAGGTGGGTACTTCAACTGGCCCATTAGAGATCACCTCAATGATCCCAGGCTCCGCCGGGTTTCGCAGCCACAGCGGGTCATCCCACTTGACCGGCAATTTAAGCGTCAGGGTCAGGTCGCCGCCGATACGTGCGACGGTATCGACAAAACAGTCACTGTCCATGGCACTGGCCAGAAGGCGGTATCCGTCCGGGATGACCGAAAGATCAAAATCCCGACCATTGACCGTGATCACTTCATCGTGCACAGAGACCTTCAGCGGCTCATCCGTCAAGAAGGGAAACAATTTGATCCTGATCATTTCCAGGCTCCCCATACAGTCACGGCGTTTTGGAAACTTTGAGCTGTCGAGCCATTTCTGATGATGATGTCCACCGCACTGGTCCCGTTGACGTAGCAGTTCAACGCGCCGAAATGTTCATAAGTCATCTGAGGCTGCGGATTTACATAAACACTGCCACTGCCCAATACGATTGCTACCGGCAAAGCAACCGTCACCACCGTAGGCTGATTAGGTGGCAATACCGCACTGACCGGACTATAGCCCTGAATGCAGATCTGGCCGTTGATGTACTTGCTGATATTCCAACCGCCTACCACTGTTTTATTC from Pseudomonas synxantha harbors:
- a CDS encoding DUF1456 family protein; the encoded protein is MIHNDVLRSVRYMLDISDNKMVEIIKLGGMDVTKEDLLTYLKKDEEEGFVFCPDEVMAHFLDGLVIFKRGKDESRPPQPIETPVTNNIILKKLRVAFELKEDDMHAILKAAEFPVSKPELSALFRKFGHTNYRPCGDQLLRNFLKGLTLRVRA
- the tsaA gene encoding tRNA (N6-threonylcarbamoyladenosine(37)-N6)-methyltransferase TrmO gives rise to the protein MSYQVSPVGFVRSCFKEKFAIPRQPQLAPAARGVLELVAPFDQGEAVQGLEQVSHVWLLFLFHQALEDKPRLKVRPPRLGGNTSMGVFATRATHRPNGIGQSVVKLDKVEPGRLWISGIDLLDGTPVLDIKPYVPYADVIDGATNGIASSAPQLIAVQWLKTALQQAQGHAQRLGEPLVELIEQCLAQDPRPAYQMPTSEREYGAQFWDVDVRWHYPEPGMICVLEVVPAG
- the fpr gene encoding ferredoxin-NADP reductase, translating into MSNMNHERVLSVHHWNDTLFSFKCTRDPGLRFENGQFVMIGLQQPNGRPLMRAYSIASPNWEEHLEFFSIKVPDGPLTSQLQHLKEGDEIIISKKPTGTLVLDDLKPGKHLYLLSTGTGLAPFMSVIQDPETYERFEKVILCHGVRYVNEVAYREFITEHLPQNEFFGEALREKLIYYPTVTREPFENEGRLTDLMRSGKLFSDIGLPPINPEDDRAMLCGSPSMLDETSEVLNSFGLKVSPRMREPGDYLIERAFVEK
- a CDS encoding LysR family transcriptional regulator — translated: MRFTLRQLQVFVAVAQQESVSRAAGLLALSQSAASTSITELERQSSCQLFDRAGKRLSLNALGHQLLPQAVALLDQAKEIEDLLNGKSGFGSLAVGATLTIGNYLATLLIGSFMQQHPESQVKLHVQNTAHIVHQVAHYEIDLGLIEGDCSHPDIEVQTWVEDELVVFCAPQHHLAKGGVASMEELTHEAWILREQGSGTRLTFDQAMRHHRSALNIRLELEHTEAIKRAVESGLGIGCISRLALRDAFRRGSLVPVETPDLDLARQFYFIWHKQKYQTSAMREFLELCRAFTAGVQRSDEIVLPSIA
- a CDS encoding diacylglycerol kinase; the protein is MSPFKGQTGIKRIFNAGGYSLDGLRAAFTGEAAFRQLVLLNVILIPVSFFLQVSRVERALLIAVCLLALIVELLNSAVEAAIDRISLDRHPLSKNAKDMGSAAQFVALTMITLVWAVILV
- the erdR gene encoding response regulator transcription factor ErdR, which gives rise to MATYEILIADDHPLFRSALHQAVTLGLGPDVRLVEVASIAELEARLTEKSDWDLVLLDLNMPGAYGFSGLVLLRGQYPQIPVVMVSAQEEADVVVRSKEFGASGFIPKSSAMEDIQKAVRAVLDGDVSWPPQAFEEINVSEEAKAARDGLASLTPQQFRVLTMVCEGLLNKQIAYELSVSEATIKAHVTAIFRKLGVRTRTQAALLLQQLESISQH
- a CDS encoding tRNA-uridine aminocarboxypropyltransferase, which translates into the protein MSHAVSRLRTQRLARAIRPFLNRGSRAERCPGCRVIPEYCLCAWRPKVAARSAMCLLMHDVEPMKPSNTGWLIADVIGDTTAYAWSRTEVDPDLLTLLADPQWQPYIVFPGEFVAPQRVVSQVRVEEGKRPLFILLDGTWSEARKMFRKSPYLEHLPVLSLAPEQLSRYKLRRSKRDDHFCTAEVAALCLELAEDLTASEVLDAYLDVFSAHYLAAKFQMPLDPMDAVHTRLAPYIPAV
- a CDS encoding PA3611 family quorum-sensing-regulated virulence factor — translated: MLRSMLRLVAPSVALALALPMGAHAASLLEAQMNRKLQSVAAESNKDLPREIDEKTLEVAYTVEGMQLIDHLSVLPDRAEQMRANPKAVYFQLGRSVCTNPGYRELMAKGAVMRYEITENKTNRPVASVKFVEADCPAPAKKKK
- a CDS encoding TIGR00730 family Rossman fold protein, whose translation is MPYESNEQLLRHFEENGTDLTQQVDAQIQLIAPNSPNIPLYRDMILTVLRMAQDDRDRWNAKITLRAIRELDHAFRVLEQFKGRRKVTVFGSARTPVESPLYALAREVGAALARSDLMVITGGGGGIMAAAHEGAGLEHSLGFNITLPFEQHANPTIDGTENLLSFHFFFTRKLFFVKEADALVLCPGGFGTLDEALEVLTLIQTGKSPLVPVVLLDAPGGGFWQGALDFIRSQLEANRYILPTDLKLIRLVYSAEEAVDEINQFYANFHSTRWLKREFVVRMHHPLSDHALAHLQEEFASLRLSGEFQQLAYTGEDHDEPRFSHLTRLVFNFNGRDQGRLRELVDYINLPENWAQAQGKTQQRVTPEPA
- the recX gene encoding recombination regulator RecX — translated: MTVVLDTLVAVRRTAMDLLARREHGRVELTRKLRQRGAEPEMIETALDRLTEEGLLSEARYLESFVSYRARSGYGPVRIREELSQRGLQRADIDLALRECGISWQSQLEDTWRRKFAGHLPIDARERAKQGRFLSYRGFSMDMISRLLSGRDMDD